In the Candidatus Chlamydia sanziniae genome, TAATTTTGCTAAAGAGCTTAAAATGGAAAAGTTTGAAGTAAAACAAGAATTTAAAGATACAGAAGGCAACCCCGAAATCAAAGGTCGTCGACGTCAAATTGCTCAAGAAATTGCCTATGAAGACACTTCATCACAAGTAAAACATGCAAGCACCGTAGTTTCCAACCCTAAGGATATTGCTGTTGCTATTGGTTATATGCCAGAGAAATATAAAGCTCCGTGGATTATCGCTATGGGCACGAATTTACGAGCAAAAAGAATTATTGCTGAAGCTGAAAAATATGGAATTCCCATTATGAGAAATGTTCCTTTAGCACATCAACTTTGGGATGAAGGAAAAGAATTGAAGTTTATTCCAGAATCCACTTATGAAGCTATTGGGGAAATCCTCCTCTATATCACTTCGTTGAACGCGCAAAACCCTGACAATAAAAACATTAACCAACCTGACTATCTACAATGAACAAACTACTCAATTTTGTAAGTAGAACTTTTGGGGGAGATGCAGCCCTAAATATGATTAATAAGTCGAGCGACCTTATCCTTGCGTTGTGGATGGTCGGCGTCGTTTTAATGATTATTGTCCCCTTGCCTCCAACTATTGTGGACTTAATGATTACCATCAATCTCTCTGTTTCTGTTTTCTTATTGATGGTAGCTCTTTATATCCCAAGTGCCTTGCAGTTATCAGTATTCCCTTCGCTACTTCTAATTACAACGATGTTCCGTTTGGGTATCAATATCTCCTCATCACGGCAAATTCTCCTCAAAGCTTATGCAGGACATGTCATTCAGGCTTTTGGAGATTTCGTAGTTGGAGGAAACTATGTTGTCGGATTTATTATCTTTCTTATCATTACGATTATCCAATTTATTGTAGTTACCAAAGGTGCTGAGCGTGTTGCTGAAGTTGCCGCAAGATTCCGATTAGATGCTATGCCTGGAAAGCAAATGGCCATCGATGCGGACTTACGTGCCGGCATGATTGATGCTGTTCAAGCACGGGATAAACGCGCTCAAATCCAAAAAGAAAGCGAACTCTATGGAGCTATGGACGGTGCCATGAAGTTCATTAAAGGGGACGTAATTGCTGGCATTGTCATCTCGTTGATTAACATCGTTGGTGGACTTACTATCGGTGTTGCTATGCACGGAATGGATCTTGCTCAAGCAGCTCATGTTTATACATTGCTATCTATTGGTGACGGTTTAGTTTCTCAAATCCCCTCTCTCTTAATCTCCTTAACAGCCGGTATTGTCACTACTCGTGTTTCCAGTGATAAAAATAGCAATTTAGGTAAAGAAATTTCTTCTCAGTTGGTGAAAGAGCCCAGAGCTTTACTTCTTGCTGCTGCTGCTACTTTAGGAGTAGGCTTTTTCAAAGGGTTCCCTCTATGGTCCTTCTCTATCCTAGCTTTAATCTTTGGAGTGTTGGGAATCCTTTTGATTACGAAAAAAACCATCAATGCAAAAAAAGGGGGCGCTGCTGGAGCTTCAACCACTGTAGGCGCCGCTGGAGAGGGCGGCACAACAGCTAGTGACAATCCTGATGACTACTCTTTGACTTTACCTGTAATCTTAGAGTTAGGTAAAGATCTCTCTAAGCTCATCCAACAAAAGACAAAGTCAGGGCAAAGCTTTATTGACGATATGATTCCTAAAATGCGCCAAGCTTTATACCAAGACCTTGGTATTCGTTATCCTGGAATTCATGTACGTACGGACTCCCCTTCCTTAGAGGGGAATGATTACATGATTCTTTTGAATGAAGTTCCCTATGTACGAGGAAAAATTCCTCCTCGTCACGTATTAACAAATGAAGTAGAAGACAATCTTAGCCGTTATAATCTTCCTTTCATTACTTATAAAAATGCTGCAGGTCTTCCCTCTGCATGGGTAAGTGAAGACGCAAAGATGATTTTAGAAAAAGCAGCAATTAAATACTGGACTCCTCTCGAAGTAATCATTCTACATTTGTCTTACTTTTTTCATAAAAGTTCTCAAGAATTTCTTGGCATTCAAGAAGTGCGTTCCATGATTGAATTTATGGAACGTTCCTTCCCTGATCTTGTCAAAGAAGTTACAAGGCTCATTCCCCTTCAAAAACTTACGGAAATTTTTAAACGTTTGGTACAAGAACAAATTTCAATTAAAGACCTACGTACAATTCTGGAATCTTTGAGTGAATGGGCACAAACAGAAAAAGATACTGTCCTACTTACAGAATATGTGCGCTCTTCTTTGAAGCTTTATATCAGTTTTAAATTCTCTCAAGGCCAATCTGCAATTTCTGTCTACCTCTTAGATCCTGAAATTGAAGAAATGATCCGCGGGGCAATTAAGCAGACATCGGCAGG is a window encoding:
- the sctV gene encoding type III secretion system export apparatus subunit SctV, with product MNKLLNFVSRTFGGDAALNMINKSSDLILALWMVGVVLMIIVPLPPTIVDLMITINLSVSVFLLMVALYIPSALQLSVFPSLLLITTMFRLGINISSSRQILLKAYAGHVIQAFGDFVVGGNYVVGFIIFLIITIIQFIVVTKGAERVAEVAARFRLDAMPGKQMAIDADLRAGMIDAVQARDKRAQIQKESELYGAMDGAMKFIKGDVIAGIVISLINIVGGLTIGVAMHGMDLAQAAHVYTLLSIGDGLVSQIPSLLISLTAGIVTTRVSSDKNSNLGKEISSQLVKEPRALLLAAAATLGVGFFKGFPLWSFSILALIFGVLGILLITKKTINAKKGGAAGASTTVGAAGEGGTTASDNPDDYSLTLPVILELGKDLSKLIQQKTKSGQSFIDDMIPKMRQALYQDLGIRYPGIHVRTDSPSLEGNDYMILLNEVPYVRGKIPPRHVLTNEVEDNLSRYNLPFITYKNAAGLPSAWVSEDAKMILEKAAIKYWTPLEVIILHLSYFFHKSSQEFLGIQEVRSMIEFMERSFPDLVKEVTRLIPLQKLTEIFKRLVQEQISIKDLRTILESLSEWAQTEKDTVLLTEYVRSSLKLYISFKFSQGQSAISVYLLDPEIEEMIRGAIKQTSAGSYLALDPDSVNLILKSMRNTITPTPPGGQSPVLLTAIDVRRYVRKLIETEFPDIAVISYQEVLPEIRIQPLGRIQIF